One window of Cervus elaphus chromosome 2, mCerEla1.1, whole genome shotgun sequence genomic DNA carries:
- the SMIM38 gene encoding small integral membrane protein 38 isoform X2, which yields MASWLGGSMAPDPLLVLLVIILLARFFLWSCLGTYIDYRLGRRQPRKPKKD from the coding sequence ATGGCCTCCTGGCTTGGGGGCAGCATGGCCCCCGACCCGCTCCTGGTCCTGCTGGTCATCATCTTGTTGGCACGCTTCTTTCTGTGGTCCTGCCTGGGCACCTACATCGATTATAGATTGGGCCGGCGGCAGCCCCGCAAACCCAAGAAGGACTAG
- the SMIM38 gene encoding small integral membrane protein 38 isoform X1, which produces MLTVCSQRRLSEAKATLSPLPGQGLWGGRLRTGHPRPACAPASGHPELPPGDADLPDKQEAEKSASPPSLRSATSPGTLTPCAAPAGPPAGPPGPSRPACCRRRGPAAAGQRRPPEVIANWAEKGPDCLAGPEERAWAAESARRRWPASPSSCRRRRLEITSAPGREPPAGRTMRPLSAPSAARAR; this is translated from the exons ATGTTGACTGTGTGCTCACAGAGACGTTTATCTGAGGCTAAGGCCACCTTGTCCCCACTGCCGGGTCAGGGTCTGTGGGGTGGGAGGCTGAGGACAGGCCACCCCCGTCCAGCGTGTGCCCCTGCCTCTGGCCACCCAGAACTCCCACCAGGAGACGCCGACCTCCCAGATAAGCAAGAAGCTGAAAAAtcagcctctcctccctccctgcgCTCAGCCACTTCCCCCGGGACCCTCACTCCGTGTGCAG CTCCCGCCGGCCCTCCCGCCGGGCCGCCCGGCCCCTCCCGCCCGgcctgctgccgccgccgcggGCCCGCGGCCGCTGGACAGCGCCGGCCTCCAGAAGTGATAGCTAATTGGGCAGAGAAAGGGCCCGATTGTCTGGCGGGGCCGGAAGAGCGGGCGTGGGCGGCTGAAAGCGCCCGGAGAAGGTGGCCGGCTTCGCCCAGCAGCTGCCGCCGGAGACGTTTGGAGATTACGTCAGCGCCGGGCCGCGAGCCTCCCGCCGGCCGGACAATGCGGCCCTTGTCGGCCCCGAGCGCCGCCCGCGCGCGCTGA